One genomic segment of Profundibacter amoris includes these proteins:
- a CDS encoding GumC family protein: MNTARMNLPVSSLDSQASPESEIDLMLLFRTLWRGKIWIILATVIAILIGGYYAYSIATPLYTTRAVVMLENRQEQVVDIESVMTGLSGDQATVNTEVEVIRSRGLLEKLVLKLDLLNDPEYNTELQPEPIISVTKIVNFSRGLMGLPPKEKKQLSERDILDATIDELLKKLSVSNIRQSYVFNIVATSEDPEKAALIANTLGELYIRDQLEVKFDATAQATEWLTERVTQLQVELEDAESAVKEFVSNTDLVGPESLDALNRQLKDLRERMLKTKATQIVAQKQADHLRALAESGEFEEIVKQTNDPTLRRLFLAQGNANDGSSKAFQARLENVLQNTDQKNAQMINQINALSQSIDSLQIQIESQSKDLVQLQQLQREAEASRLIYEYFLSRMKETSVQQGIQQADSRVLSYAVVPLRPASPRKAIILFLSAIMGMIFGSGMVLLKEYAQNTFRTPEDLEHLSGATVMGQIPIIPARNRKKVLKYLTDKPTSAAAEAIRNLRTSILLSNVDKPPKIIMSTSSIPGEGKTTQSLALAQNLSGLGKKVLLVEGDIRRRTFAEYFDIKDKQGLLAVLSGEAKLEDVAIFNEYLKADILIGEKSAINAADVFSSDRFHKFLDDLRKKYDYVIIDTPPVLAVPDARVIGQSVDAILYTVKWDSTTRRQVSEGLKSLRSVGAAVTGLVLAQINKRGMKRYGYGDSYGAYGDYYDN; this comes from the coding sequence ATGAATACAGCACGTATGAACCTACCAGTATCTTCTTTGGATTCACAGGCCTCGCCCGAGAGCGAGATTGATCTCATGCTGCTTTTTCGCACGTTATGGCGGGGCAAAATCTGGATCATTCTAGCGACGGTTATCGCCATATTGATTGGCGGTTATTATGCCTATTCAATTGCAACGCCCTTATACACAACACGGGCTGTAGTTATGCTGGAAAACCGGCAGGAACAGGTGGTCGATATCGAGAGTGTCATGACCGGCCTTTCCGGCGATCAGGCGACTGTAAATACCGAAGTTGAAGTCATCCGTTCCCGAGGGTTGCTGGAAAAGCTTGTTCTGAAACTTGACCTGCTGAATGACCCCGAATACAACACAGAACTACAGCCGGAACCCATCATCTCGGTCACTAAAATTGTCAATTTTTCCAGAGGGTTGATGGGTCTACCCCCAAAGGAAAAAAAACAGCTTAGCGAGCGCGACATTCTGGATGCGACGATTGATGAATTGTTGAAAAAACTGTCGGTATCCAATATCCGGCAAAGTTATGTTTTCAATATTGTTGCAACCTCGGAAGACCCCGAGAAAGCCGCATTGATTGCCAACACCCTTGGCGAACTCTACATCCGTGATCAGCTTGAGGTGAAATTCGACGCAACAGCGCAGGCAACCGAGTGGCTAACCGAGCGGGTTACCCAATTGCAAGTGGAACTGGAAGATGCCGAGTCCGCGGTTAAGGAATTTGTCTCGAATACGGATCTGGTCGGGCCGGAATCTCTGGATGCTTTGAACCGGCAACTTAAGGATTTGCGGGAAAGGATGCTGAAAACCAAAGCCACGCAGATCGTTGCACAAAAGCAGGCGGATCATTTGCGCGCATTGGCCGAATCTGGCGAATTTGAGGAAATTGTCAAACAGACCAATGACCCGACTTTGCGTCGGCTGTTTCTTGCGCAGGGCAATGCAAATGACGGCAGTTCGAAAGCCTTTCAAGCGCGGTTGGAAAATGTATTGCAAAATACCGATCAGAAAAACGCACAGATGATCAATCAGATCAACGCCCTTAGCCAGTCGATCGACAGCCTGCAAATCCAGATCGAAAGCCAATCAAAGGACCTTGTCCAGCTCCAGCAATTGCAACGGGAAGCCGAGGCCAGCCGCCTGATCTATGAATATTTCCTTAGCCGGATGAAAGAAACAAGCGTCCAGCAGGGCATTCAGCAAGCGGACAGTCGTGTTCTTTCATATGCTGTGGTTCCGTTAAGGCCCGCATCGCCGCGCAAGGCAATCATTCTGTTCCTGTCAGCGATCATGGGAATGATTTTCGGGTCGGGAATGGTGCTGCTGAAAGAATACGCGCAGAATACTTTCCGCACGCCCGAAGACCTTGAGCACCTGTCCGGCGCAACTGTGATGGGTCAAATCCCGATCATTCCGGCCAGAAACCGGAAAAAAGTTCTGAAATATCTGACCGATAAACCGACCTCGGCAGCCGCAGAAGCGATCCGAAACCTGAGGACTTCAATACTGCTGTCCAACGTCGACAAACCGCCCAAGATCATTATGTCAACTTCCTCGATCCCCGGGGAAGGGAAAACAACGCAGTCCCTTGCTTTGGCTCAAAACCTGTCAGGCCTCGGGAAAAAGGTGCTGCTGGTTGAAGGGGATATTCGTCGCCGAACCTTCGCGGAGTATTTCGACATCAAAGATAAACAGGGGTTGTTGGCCGTGCTGTCCGGCGAGGCCAAGCTGGAAGATGTTGCCATTTTCAACGAGTATCTGAAGGCCGATATCCTTATCGGAGAGAAATCCGCCATCAATGCGGCCGATGTTTTTTCCTCGGACAGGTTTCATAAATTTCTGGATGATCTGCGCAAGAAATACGATTACGTCATTATCGATACTCCGCCGGTTCTTGCCGTGCCAGATGCCCGCGTTATCGGTCAATCGGTTGATGCCATCCTTTACACGGTGAAATGGGACAGCACCACACGCCGTCAGGTTTCCGAGGGGCTGAAGTCGCTCAGAAGCGTTGGCGCGGCTGTGACGGGACTGGTTTTGGCGCAGATAAACAAGCGCGGCATGAAGCGTTATGGCTATGGTGACAGCTATGGGGCTTATGGCGATTATTATGACAACTGA
- a CDS encoding DUF2793 domain-containing protein, translating into MSDISANLSLPFILPSQAQKHVTFNEGMRRLDTLVQLMVLAVDQTAPPATPNDGDRYIVPAGATGDWAGHEGDIAVFEETSWQFLTPGKGWVGWVDTANELHVFDGTDWLPISDTFDLQNLDMVGISTTADTINRLAVASEASLFTHAGAGHQMKLNKSTAADTASLLFQTGWSGRAEMGTTGTDDFEIKVSGDGAVFHSAMIATAATGRVQFPSGVDGLSPAEFGNGSLLTTDYSASKGVDLVANSTGLLGNSYNYPAEFTYDPVVTPNLPASFYFPGYFTNTAKMQEFLPVDPNKVYRLQSYIRQESQPGDWSAFTYGERHTQYMGLYAYDADWQVISAQHHMRYKHSSIDSLTTLAAPLAPGDTSISLTNASGWNETDTTANKRGVIIFGYKNSAGYTYDYYSRLVEPDLFDLGQVNKTTHIVTLNKPLPAHMGNPDDPGGIWPAGTRIANSSSGNSFKYAFYAGLHVPEVDRWYLTTGHIGGIDTSGTNYTSNFAPGTTYVIPFWLPNFSNRAGGYAGHPDTGTGHKVWFTGASVTPEPLAVMSEVLTGADTGRKDIKVPTGDFAAGTISLAATSISIDPV; encoded by the coding sequence ATGTCTGACATATCTGCCAATCTGTCCTTGCCTTTCATCCTGCCATCGCAGGCACAAAAACACGTCACCTTTAATGAAGGGATGCGGCGGCTGGATACGCTTGTTCAGCTGATGGTCCTTGCGGTGGATCAAACAGCACCACCGGCAACACCAAATGACGGGGACAGGTATATCGTGCCTGCCGGCGCCACGGGTGACTGGGCGGGACACGAGGGCGATATTGCCGTGTTCGAAGAAACCAGCTGGCAATTTCTAACGCCCGGCAAAGGCTGGGTCGGCTGGGTCGATACCGCGAATGAATTACACGTTTTTGATGGCACCGACTGGTTGCCAATCAGCGATACATTCGATCTGCAAAATCTGGATATGGTCGGGATTTCGACAACCGCCGATACGATCAACCGGCTGGCCGTTGCATCCGAAGCCAGCCTGTTCACACATGCAGGTGCAGGCCACCAGATGAAGCTGAACAAATCCACTGCCGCGGATACTGCCAGCCTGCTGTTTCAAACCGGCTGGTCCGGACGGGCCGAAATGGGCACCACGGGGACGGATGACTTTGAAATCAAAGTCAGCGGGGACGGGGCGGTTTTCCACTCTGCCATGATTGCCACCGCCGCCACGGGTCGCGTTCAATTCCCGTCCGGAGTCGACGGGTTATCCCCTGCGGAATTCGGAAACGGATCGCTGCTGACCACCGATTACAGTGCCTCGAAAGGGGTTGATCTGGTTGCCAATTCAACCGGATTGCTGGGGAACAGTTATAACTATCCGGCTGAATTCACCTATGATCCGGTGGTTACACCGAATTTGCCGGCCAGCTTCTATTTCCCCGGCTACTTTACCAATACCGCCAAAATGCAGGAATTCCTGCCTGTTGATCCAAACAAGGTTTATCGCCTGCAATCCTATATCCGTCAGGAAAGCCAACCCGGAGACTGGAGCGCCTTTACCTATGGTGAAAGACACACACAGTATATGGGCCTGTATGCTTATGATGCGGATTGGCAGGTCATTTCCGCACAACACCACATGCGCTATAAACACAGCAGCATAGACAGCCTGACCACACTTGCGGCCCCGCTTGCCCCGGGGGATACCTCTATATCGCTGACAAATGCCAGTGGCTGGAATGAAACCGACACAACAGCCAACAAACGCGGGGTCATTATTTTTGGTTACAAGAACAGTGCCGGATACACATATGACTATTACAGCCGGTTGGTTGAACCGGATCTGTTCGATCTGGGACAGGTAAACAAAACCACCCATATTGTCACCCTGAACAAACCCCTTCCGGCCCACATGGGCAACCCGGACGATCCGGGCGGGATCTGGCCCGCAGGCACCAGGATCGCCAATTCATCCAGTGGCAATTCATTCAAATATGCGTTCTATGCCGGACTGCATGTCCCCGAGGTAGACCGGTGGTATCTGACAACCGGACATATCGGCGGGATCGATACTTCGGGAACGAACTATACCTCCAACTTCGCCCCGGGAACCACCTATGTGATCCCTTTCTGGCTGCCCAATTTCAGCAACCGCGCGGGCGGATATGCGGGGCATCCAGACACGGGGACGGGCCATAAGGTATGGTTTACCGGTGCGTCGGTTACACCCGAACCTCTGGCTGTCATGTCCGAGGTTCTGACAGGGGCCGACACGGGCCGCAAAGATATCAAGGTGCCGACAGGGGATTTCGCTGCGGGGACTATATCGCTTGCCGCCACCAGCATCAGCATTGATCCGGTATAA
- a CDS encoding metallophosphoesterase has protein sequence MKLLRRLFSNNPDTDTQPFDAPVAPDEPFFVIGDLHGCDSLLARLLDKIDQADKEGQARLVFVGDYVDRGEESAAVLRRLFALQDTPAVCLAGNHEDMMLKFIDHPVDRGERWIKFGGLQTLASFGVSGVSTGSSGDALEYARDQLIEAMGQDLIDWLRALPTFWQSGNVAVVHAAADPMVPIDQQEERVLKWGHKDFRDKARQDGIWTVHGHTIVDSPTIENGRVAIDTGAYATGRLTAASISHDGIDFLQA, from the coding sequence ATGAAACTCCTACGCCGACTTTTCTCAAACAACCCTGACACAGACACACAACCCTTTGATGCGCCGGTTGCACCGGACGAACCATTCTTTGTCATCGGGGATTTGCACGGTTGTGACAGTTTGCTGGCCCGCCTGCTGGACAAGATAGATCAGGCCGACAAGGAGGGGCAGGCGCGGCTTGTGTTCGTCGGGGATTATGTGGATCGTGGCGAAGAAAGCGCGGCGGTTCTAAGACGGTTGTTTGCGTTACAGGATACCCCTGCGGTTTGTCTGGCCGGCAATCACGAAGACATGATGCTCAAGTTCATTGATCACCCTGTGGATCGTGGCGAGCGCTGGATCAAATTTGGCGGATTGCAAACGCTGGCCAGTTTTGGCGTTTCAGGGGTTTCGACCGGCAGCAGCGGCGATGCGCTGGAATACGCCCGGGATCAACTGATCGAGGCGATGGGCCAAGATCTGATTGACTGGCTGCGCGCGCTTCCGACCTTTTGGCAAAGCGGAAATGTGGCGGTGGTTCATGCCGCGGCCGACCCTATGGTTCCGATTGACCAGCAGGAAGAACGGGTGCTGAAATGGGGGCACAAGGATTTCAGAGACAAGGCCCGACAGGATGGAATCTGGACAGTGCATGGCCATACCATCGTAGACAGCCCGACAATCGAAAACGGCCGTGTTGCGATTGATACCGGTGCCTATGCAACAGGCCGGCTAACCGCAGCCAGCATAAGCCATGATGGAATTGACTTCCTTCAGGCCTGA
- a CDS encoding NAD-dependent epimerase/dehydratase family protein, translated as MGSCIPIIVTGANGFVGRHIVKRLVRDGHRVSTITRSTGHDIDGISENFQLDLAREMPNPDWLSGKETLIHLAGNTGGNDADSLIENSENVRMAQNLANAAKGAGISKTIIMSSVAATPTNQTAGRSNRYGKEKAATDEVFLEQLSPDQNMLFLRPPAIYGSGMKGGIAPLFKLTAKGLPIPLGLALQPRPYLSVRNLADLVSHIVIANSEAWEKCDRKFIEVHDGELVPTNTLIRYIAAAQGKKARLLPVPTGVLRAVAKMLNKSDMVSGALDPVVIGQSTLLQDCFDWTPVEKMPDSLKF; from the coding sequence ATGGGCAGTTGTATTCCGATTATCGTAACCGGCGCAAACGGTTTTGTCGGGCGGCATATCGTGAAACGGCTTGTGCGGGATGGTCACAGGGTTAGCACGATTACGCGTTCAACCGGCCATGATATTGATGGTATTTCCGAAAATTTCCAACTGGATTTGGCCCGGGAAATGCCGAACCCTGACTGGCTGTCGGGTAAGGAAACCTTGATTCATCTGGCCGGTAATACAGGCGGCAACGATGCGGATTCTTTGATCGAGAACAGCGAAAATGTGCGTATGGCGCAAAATCTGGCCAATGCGGCAAAGGGCGCAGGCATTTCCAAGACAATCATAATGAGTTCCGTTGCGGCCACACCGACCAACCAGACCGCGGGGCGTAGTAACCGCTACGGCAAGGAAAAAGCGGCAACGGACGAGGTATTCCTTGAACAGCTTTCGCCAGACCAGAATATGCTGTTCCTGCGCCCGCCCGCAATCTATGGCTCGGGAATGAAAGGCGGCATTGCTCCGCTGTTCAAACTGACAGCCAAAGGGCTGCCGATCCCGCTTGGTCTTGCCTTGCAACCCCGCCCCTATCTGTCCGTTCGCAATCTGGCTGATTTGGTGTCGCATATCGTTATTGCCAACAGCGAGGCATGGGAAAAATGTGACCGCAAATTTATCGAAGTCCACGATGGAGAGCTTGTCCCGACGAATACGCTGATCCGTTATATCGCGGCGGCACAAGGCAAAAAGGCGCGTTTGCTGCCGGTCCCGACTGGGGTATTGCGGGCCGTGGCCAAGATGCTGAACAAGTCCGACATGGTAAGCGGTGCCCTGGATCCGGTTGTGATCGGGCAATCGACGCTGTTGCAAGACTGCTTTGACTGGACACCGGTAGAAAAAATGCCGGACAGCCTGAAATTCTAG
- a CDS encoding glycosyltransferase family 4 protein → MQIAFVSQYFHPEPFSNSEIAQAMQQRGHDVEVLTAVPNYPAGEFYDGYSNKQKRREIWKGIGIRRVFTLPRKSGALRLILNYFTFAITASWAARFGRWKKPDVVFVSQLSPVLMGLPAIILARRYKVPLVLWVQDIWPESATFTLGLKNPLLVKPLHWMSGWIYRRADHILVQSAAFPPMITRFGIPESKIRIFPNTAPDCYFPVDPKDAKDKARLVPQTGFRIMFAGNIGESQDFDTILDTAKALQADTDVQWVIIGSGRDLSRVQERVANEGLIDVFHFPGRHPQEEMSAFFAHADAMLVSLKDTPIFSLTVPYKIQSYMACGKPIIASLDGEGARIVGKAKAGVVSPACNPKALETAIRDMLGKTDLERKQMGQNSLHYFQQHYASDMLYDRLAQWLQKAADSCEPLK, encoded by the coding sequence ATGCAAATTGCATTCGTATCGCAATACTTTCACCCCGAGCCGTTCTCGAATTCAGAGATCGCACAGGCGATGCAGCAACGCGGGCATGATGTCGAGGTGTTAACAGCGGTGCCCAACTATCCGGCGGGCGAATTCTATGATGGCTATTCCAACAAACAAAAGCGCCGCGAAATCTGGAAGGGTATAGGTATCCGGCGGGTGTTCACTTTGCCGCGCAAATCCGGCGCTTTACGGTTGATTCTGAATTATTTCACATTCGCCATCACGGCAAGCTGGGCGGCGCGGTTCGGGCGTTGGAAAAAACCGGATGTGGTATTTGTCAGCCAGTTGTCACCTGTTTTGATGGGACTGCCCGCCATCATACTGGCACGGCGCTACAAGGTGCCGTTGGTTTTGTGGGTTCAGGACATCTGGCCGGAAAGCGCCACCTTTACCCTTGGTTTGAAAAACCCGCTGCTGGTTAAGCCCCTGCACTGGATGTCCGGCTGGATTTACCGGCGGGCTGATCACATACTGGTGCAAAGCGCGGCTTTCCCGCCGATGATCACCCGTTTTGGCATTCCCGAATCCAAAATCCGCATCTTTCCAAACACCGCACCGGATTGCTATTTTCCGGTTGACCCGAAAGATGCCAAAGACAAGGCGCGACTGGTGCCGCAGACAGGTTTTCGCATTATGTTTGCGGGAAACATCGGCGAAAGCCAGGATTTCGATACCATTCTGGACACTGCAAAAGCATTGCAAGCAGATACGGACGTTCAGTGGGTCATTATCGGTTCAGGGCGCGATTTATCCCGCGTTCAGGAACGGGTTGCCAATGAGGGTCTGATCGACGTGTTCCATTTTCCGGGGCGCCACCCGCAAGAGGAAATGTCGGCATTCTTTGCCCATGCCGATGCCATGCTGGTCAGCCTTAAGGATACCCCGATTTTTTCCCTGACGGTTCCTTATAAAATTCAAAGTTATATGGCCTGCGGCAAGCCTATCATCGCATCGCTTGATGGCGAAGGTGCACGGATTGTTGGCAAAGCAAAGGCCGGCGTTGTGTCCCCGGCCTGCAATCCGAAAGCACTGGAAACGGCAATCCGCGACATGCTGGGAAAAACAGATCTGGAGCGCAAACAGATGGGCCAGAATTCGCTGCACTACTTTCAACAGCACTATGCCTCTGACATGTTATACGACCGGCTGGCGCAATGGCTGCAAAAGGCCGCTGATTCCTGTGAACCCCTGAAATAG
- a CDS encoding YdcF family protein has product MALKPPEFVFVHSYSSTADNWHDVMLGKNGVDGRIGKAQKLADEYSIPLIANDIADARNRKLYRDLGITNLATARNTRDEVVSALKASVDGAVLFVTSPDHLPRVVRDVMAENGVRCLFAASDISFSPSGAKGVNVIEPAHEKYPVHNIRDSQSPTEPDKIASR; this is encoded by the coding sequence ATGGCCTTGAAACCTCCTGAATTTGTTTTCGTCCACAGCTATTCCAGTACGGCTGATAACTGGCATGATGTCATGCTGGGCAAAAACGGCGTGGATGGCCGGATTGGCAAAGCGCAAAAACTGGCCGATGAATATTCCATCCCCCTGATTGCTAATGACATAGCCGATGCCCGAAACAGGAAACTCTATCGGGACTTGGGTATTACCAACCTTGCAACCGCCAGAAACACCCGCGATGAAGTGGTTTCCGCCCTTAAGGCAAGCGTGGATGGCGCGGTTCTGTTTGTCACATCACCTGATCATTTGCCCCGCGTTGTGCGCGATGTGATGGCAGAAAACGGTGTTCGCTGCCTTTTTGCCGCATCCGATATTTCTTTTTCCCCGTCTGGTGCAAAAGGTGTAAATGTCATTGAACCGGCACACGAAAAATATCCGGTTCATAATATACGCGACAGTCAAAGCCCCACAGAACCCGACAAAATAGCGTCCAGATAA
- a CDS encoding polysaccharide biosynthesis protein: protein MSTRNRDIKCALITGGTGSFGKTMLRDLLDQGTPEVRIISRDEEKQDALRNVLRDERVRYYIGDIRDRESLDRAMHGVECVFHAAALKQVPSCEFFPHEAVRTNILGSENVIRSGIAAGVRNIVCLSTDKAVFPVNAMGMSKALMEKTAQAAARELGNMAKTTIACVRYGNVMYSRGSAIPLFVRQIKEGKPITVTEPSMTRFLMPLRDSVSLVNHAFSHARQGDLFIKKAPASTIVDLVAALKELFEVPDHPVEIIGWRHAEKLYETLASAQELMTSEDMGEYYRILPDQRDLNYKKFFSEGDTQTVEQDDYHSHNTDQLDVEGVKTLLRTLPEIQTELAAWKGGA from the coding sequence ATGAGCACCCGTAATCGCGATATTAAATGCGCCCTGATCACCGGCGGGACCGGATCGTTTGGCAAAACCATGCTGCGTGACCTGCTGGATCAGGGAACCCCCGAGGTCCGGATCATCAGCCGTGACGAGGAAAAACAGGATGCCTTGCGCAATGTTTTGCGTGACGAACGGGTCCGTTACTATATCGGCGATATCCGCGACAGGGAAAGTCTGGATCGCGCCATGCACGGGGTCGAATGTGTGTTCCACGCGGCCGCCCTGAAACAGGTTCCCAGTTGCGAGTTTTTTCCGCACGAAGCGGTGCGCACAAACATCCTTGGCTCGGAAAATGTGATCCGGTCGGGCATTGCGGCAGGTGTGCGCAACATCGTCTGCCTGTCAACCGACAAGGCCGTTTTTCCGGTCAATGCCATGGGCATGTCAAAGGCCCTGATGGAAAAAACCGCACAGGCCGCGGCGCGGGAACTGGGAAATATGGCCAAGACCACGATTGCCTGTGTGCGTTATGGCAATGTCATGTATTCCCGTGGCTCGGCCATCCCGCTGTTTGTGCGCCAGATCAAGGAAGGCAAACCGATCACTGTTACCGAACCCAGCATGACCCGTTTCCTGATGCCGTTGCGCGACAGTGTTTCTCTGGTGAACCATGCCTTTAGCCATGCACGGCAAGGGGATTTGTTCATCAAAAAGGCGCCTGCCTCGACCATTGTCGATCTGGTGGCAGCGCTTAAGGAACTGTTTGAGGTGCCGGATCACCCTGTGGAAATCATCGGCTGGCGCCATGCCGAAAAGCTGTATGAAACACTGGCCAGTGCACAGGAACTGATGACCAGCGAGGACATGGGCGAATACTATCGCATCCTGCCCGACCAGCGCGATCTGAACTACAAGAAATTCTTTAGCGAAGGGGACACGCAGACGGTCGAGCAAGACGATTACCATTCGCACAACACCGATCAGCTGGATGTCGAGGGTGTAAAAACCCTGTTGCGCACCCTGCCGGAAATTCAGACCGAGCTTGCGGCCTGGAAAGGCGGCGCATGA
- a CDS encoding polysaccharide biosynthesis C-terminal domain-containing protein, with product MIRVVVTGAAGLIGWHACARLHAENCAAGFKGNPNPYDIIPLDHAGFDDDTQLQNALAGADAVLHFAGVNRAADDVVEAANPAIAERMIAACQAVDAKPHIVYANSTHAGSDTPYGRSKKRAAEILAQSSRAFTDLVLPHIFGETARPFYNNVTATLIHQLVNNKTPEVNPDGKVQLLHAGVAAQTAIDAVINRTTGQITPTPQPMTIPALLAKLQGFHDSYQANIYPDLTDAFDLALFNTYRAATYPDGWPRPLKLNTDSRGTLFEAVKGGGGGQVFLSTTKPGVTRGDHFHLNKVERFLVIQGDAMVRVRKVLDNTVWEYRVCGDAPAPVDMPTLHTHSIENIGKGDLLTLFWTHDLFDPANPDTYADKVLP from the coding sequence ATGATACGGGTTGTCGTAACAGGCGCGGCAGGGTTGATCGGCTGGCACGCCTGCGCGCGCCTGCACGCCGAAAACTGTGCGGCCGGTTTCAAAGGAAATCCAAACCCCTATGACATTATACCGCTGGACCACGCCGGATTTGACGACGATACCCAATTGCAAAACGCACTTGCCGGTGCCGATGCGGTGTTGCATTTCGCCGGTGTGAACCGCGCAGCCGATGACGTGGTAGAAGCCGCCAATCCGGCCATTGCCGAACGGATGATCGCGGCTTGTCAGGCGGTGGATGCGAAGCCCCATATCGTATATGCAAATTCGACCCACGCGGGGTCGGACACCCCCTATGGGCGCTCGAAAAAACGGGCTGCCGAAATTCTGGCGCAAAGTAGCCGCGCGTTTACCGATCTGGTTTTGCCGCACATTTTTGGCGAAACCGCACGCCCGTTCTACAACAACGTCACCGCGACCCTGATCCACCAGTTGGTCAACAACAAAACGCCCGAGGTCAATCCCGATGGCAAGGTGCAACTGCTCCATGCAGGCGTGGCGGCGCAAACGGCTATTGATGCTGTCATCAACCGCACCACCGGCCAGATAACCCCTACCCCGCAACCCATGACCATTCCGGCGCTGCTGGCAAAATTGCAGGGGTTCCATGACAGCTATCAGGCCAATATCTATCCCGATCTGACGGATGCATTTGATCTGGCCCTGTTCAACACTTACCGCGCGGCGACCTATCCTGACGGCTGGCCCCGCCCGCTGAAACTGAACACCGACAGCCGCGGCACCCTGTTTGAAGCCGTCAAAGGCGGCGGCGGCGGACAGGTGTTTTTGTCAACCACCAAACCGGGCGTCACCCGTGGCGACCATTTCCACCTGAACAAGGTCGAGCGGTTTTTGGTGATACAGGGCGACGCCATGGTCAGAGTGCGCAAGGTGCTGGACAATACCGTTTGGGAATACCGCGTTTGCGGCGACGCCCCTGCACCGGTCGACATGCCGACCCTGCACACCCATTCGATCGAAAACATCGGCAAGGGCGATCTGTTGACCCTGTTCTGGACCCATGATCTGTTTGATCCGGCCAATCCCGACACCTATGCAGACAAGGTTTTACCATGA
- the wecB gene encoding non-hydrolyzing UDP-N-acetylglucosamine 2-epimerase, whose product MSKSNKLKVMTILGTRPEIIRLSRVMDRLDRYCDHIIVHTGQNWDYELNEVFFEDLGVRKPDHFLGVGGGSLGETLGGILQKTEQVLEQEKPDAVVILGDTNSAISAIMARRLKIPVYHMEAGNRSFDRNVPEETNRRLVDHIADFNLVYTEHARRHLLAEGLEHRRITLTGSPMREVLEHYRDRIEASDILAKLELERGKYFIVSLHREENVDNAARLTSLVETLNALADQYAFPVIVSTHPRTRKRLDALGLSLHPLVKDAKPFGFHDYNHLQMNAFCAVSDSGTIAEEASILGFPAITPRDAIERPEALDVGCIIMTGLDRDTMLDSIAAITCSFAAREQSGQPHPVPADYCITNTSERVVNLLLGTARLSNRWDGIRDNRTE is encoded by the coding sequence ATGAGCAAATCAAACAAACTGAAGGTCATGACGATCCTTGGCACCCGCCCCGAAATCATCCGGCTGTCACGGGTCATGGACCGGCTGGACCGCTATTGCGACCATATCATCGTGCATACGGGGCAGAACTGGGATTACGAGCTGAACGAAGTGTTCTTTGAAGATCTGGGCGTGCGCAAACCCGACCATTTTCTGGGGGTTGGCGGTGGCAGCCTTGGGGAAACGCTGGGCGGTATTTTGCAGAAAACCGAACAGGTGCTGGAACAGGAAAAGCCCGACGCGGTGGTGATCCTTGGCGATACCAATTCGGCCATTTCCGCGATCATGGCGCGGCGTCTGAAAATTCCGGTCTATCACATGGAGGCCGGCAACCGGTCATTCGACCGCAACGTGCCCGAAGAAACCAACCGCCGTCTGGTGGACCACATCGCCGATTTCAATCTGGTCTATACCGAACACGCCCGCCGGCACCTGTTGGCCGAAGGGCTGGAACACCGGCGGATCACCCTGACCGGCAGCCCGATGCGCGAAGTTCTGGAACATTACCGCGACAGGATCGAGGCATCGGACATTCTGGCAAAGCTGGAACTGGAGCGTGGCAAATATTTCATCGTATCCCTGCACCGCGAGGAAAATGTAGACAACGCCGCAAGGCTGACATCACTGGTGGAAACCCTGAACGCGCTGGCGGATCAATACGCATTTCCCGTTATCGTTTCGACCCACCCGCGCACCCGCAAACGGCTGGACGCGCTGGGCTTGTCGCTTCATCCGCTGGTCAAGGATGCAAAACCGTTCGGGTTTCATGATTACAACCATCTGCAAATGAACGCGTTTTGTGCCGTGTCCGACAGTGGCACGATTGCCGAAGAGGCCTCGATCCTCGGCTTTCCCGCGATCACCCCGCGAGATGCCATTGAACGTCCCGAAGCGCTGGATGTGGGATGTATCATCATGACAGGGCTGGATCGTGATACGATGCTGGACAGCATCGCCGCTATCACCTGCAGCTTTGCGGCGCGCGAACAATCCGGCCAACCCCACCCCGTTCCAGCCGATTACTGCATCACCAACACATCGGAACGGGTGGTCAACCTGCTGCTGGGCACCGCACGTCTGTCAAACCGGTGGGACGGCATTCGCGATAACCGAACCGAATGA